Proteins encoded within one genomic window of Candidatus Syntrophocurvum alkaliphilum:
- a CDS encoding restriction endonuclease yields MSIPDYQSVMLPLLKYIEDGREYSLAEIYDYLAKHFELTDAEIKELLPSGKQAVFRNRVGWARTYLKKAGLIEYTKKAHFKISSRGQELLKENPSEINISILKRYPEFIEFKNTRKNSNNTTVNNSFEEIDPEEGLEMNYQRIRSELASELLDTIKKCSPTFFEKLVVELIVSMGYGGSRKDAGEAIGQSGDEGIDGIIKEDRLGLDIIYIQAKRWQGTVGRPEIQKFAGALMGKSAKKGIFITTANFSNEAIEYVKLIDSKIILIEGEQLASLMIDFDVGVTTVNTYEIKKIDSDYFIDEY; encoded by the coding sequence ATGAGTATTCCAGATTATCAAAGTGTTATGTTGCCGTTATTAAAATATATTGAAGATGGAAGAGAGTATTCTCTAGCTGAAATTTATGATTATTTAGCAAAGCATTTTGAACTAACAGACGCTGAAATAAAAGAATTATTACCTAGTGGCAAACAAGCTGTATTTCGTAATAGAGTAGGTTGGGCTAGAACATATTTGAAAAAAGCTGGGTTAATTGAGTACACCAAAAAAGCTCACTTTAAAATATCTAGTAGAGGACAAGAGTTACTTAAAGAAAACCCTAGCGAAATTAATATATCTATTCTAAAGAGATATCCAGAATTTATAGAATTCAAAAATACTAGAAAAAATTCTAACAATACCACAGTAAATAATAGTTTTGAAGAAATAGATCCTGAAGAAGGACTAGAGATGAACTATCAGAGAATACGAAGTGAGCTTGCTAGTGAGCTTTTAGATACTATTAAAAAATGCTCTCCAACATTCTTTGAAAAGCTAGTTGTAGAGCTAATAGTAAGCATGGGATATGGAGGCTCAAGGAAAGATGCAGGGGAAGCAATTGGCCAAAGTGGAGATGAAGGTATTGATGGAATAATAAAAGAAGATAGGCTTGGATTAGATATAATATATATACAGGCTAAAAGATGGCAGGGAACAGTAGGGAGACCAGAAATACAAAAGTTTGCAGGTGCCTTAATGGGAAAGAGTGCAAAGAAAGGCATTTTTATAACTACTGCAAATTTTAGTAACGAAGCTATTGAATATGTGAAACTGATAGATAGTAAAATTATTCTCATTGAAGGAGAACAATTGGCTAGTTTGATGATTGATTTTGATGTTGGAGTTACAACAGTAAATACATATGAAATAAAGAAAATTGATTCAGATTACTTTATAGATGAATATTAA
- a CDS encoding ExeA family protein, producing MFKSFYSLSSKPFSKEINSKNMFTSNSYNELTARLNYLKDNRGIGMIVGEAGSGKTSGLRSFTTSLNPALYKTVYFPLSTVTVNDFYRGLAYSLDLEPASRKIDLFKQIQEAILSFYHNKKITPFIVLDELQFATSSFLSDLHMLFNFSMDAENPFILILCGMPSLSMKLSLGHHQPLNQRLIMRYKMQALSREEIKAYIEHQMTLAGSSYPIFSDAAIEAITSVSRGWPRLINSLATNSLVFGCQKGLKYIDDEAVRLAAIDLGM from the coding sequence ATGTTTAAAAGTTTTTATTCTTTATCTTCTAAACCTTTTAGTAAAGAAATTAATTCTAAGAATATGTTTACTTCTAATTCTTACAATGAATTAACTGCTAGACTTAATTATTTAAAAGATAATCGTGGAATTGGCATGATAGTAGGTGAAGCAGGTTCAGGGAAAACATCAGGATTAAGATCTTTTACCACTTCTCTTAATCCTGCTTTATACAAGACTGTATATTTCCCTTTATCTACTGTTACTGTTAATGATTTTTATAGAGGCTTAGCTTATAGTCTTGATTTAGAACCTGCTTCTAGAAAAATTGATCTTTTTAAACAAATTCAAGAGGCTATTTTAAGCTTTTACCATAATAAAAAGATTACACCTTTTATTGTTTTAGATGAATTACAATTTGCAACTTCAAGCTTTTTAAGTGATTTACATATGCTATTTAATTTCTCTATGGATGCAGAAAATCCTTTTATTCTTATACTGTGTGGTATGCCATCTTTAAGTATGAAGTTATCACTAGGACATCATCAACCATTAAACCAAAGGCTTATTATGCGATACAAAATGCAAGCTTTGTCTAGAGAAGAAATTAAAGCTTATATTGAACACCAAATGACTTTAGCTGGATCTAGTTATCCTATATTTTCAGATGCAGCAATTGAAGCAATTACTTCTGTAAGTCGTGGATGGCCACGTTTGATTAATAGCCTAGCGACTAATAGTCTAGTTTTTGGTTGTCAAAAGGGACTAAAGTATATTGATGACGAGGCAGTTCGATTAGCTGCAATAGATTTAGGTATGTAA
- a CDS encoding DUF3427 domain-containing protein — protein sequence MHINSLKLLEFLISYLNQENYSLESLSEEEKIMLLMFHYTVWNDSPKGDLIYYINKLKHDNKYIFEEIIELLKYNRDNIDYMAEEINLDYACPLEVYARYSTDQILAAFGVHTLDHKKSFREGVLYLEDKNTDLFFITINKSEKHFTATTQYDDYAISEKMFHWQSQSRTSDSSPTGQRYINSRKNKNTILLFVRGYRSENSITSPFYFLGKANYVSHEGSKPISFVWELEKPIPPFILKKSNKVVDVV from the coding sequence ATGCATATAAATTCTTTAAAATTACTAGAATTCTTAATTTCATATTTAAATCAAGAAAATTATTCTTTAGAGAGTCTAAGTGAAGAAGAAAAAATAATGCTTCTAATGTTTCACTATACTGTCTGGAATGACTCACCTAAGGGAGACTTAATCTATTATATAAATAAACTTAAGCATGATAATAAATACATATTTGAAGAGATAATCGAACTGCTTAAGTATAATAGAGACAATATTGATTATATGGCAGAAGAAATTAACCTTGATTATGCTTGTCCTCTAGAAGTATATGCAAGATATAGTACAGATCAGATATTAGCAGCTTTTGGTGTGCATACTTTAGATCATAAAAAGAGTTTTAGAGAAGGGGTACTTTATTTAGAAGATAAAAATACAGATCTATTTTTTATAACTATAAATAAGTCCGAAAAGCACTTTACTGCTACAACACAATATGATGATTACGCTATTAGTGAAAAAATGTTTCATTGGCAATCACAAAGCAGGACATCAGATTCATCGCCAACTGGCCAAAGATATATTAATAGTAGAAAAAATAAAAATACAATACTGCTTTTTGTAAGGGGGTATAGAAGTGAAAATTCTATTACATCACCATTTTACTTCCTTGGTAAGGCTAATTATGTTTCTCATGAGGGATCAAAACCTATTAGTTTTGTTTGGGAATTGGAAAAACCAATACCACCTTTTATTCTTAAAAAATCAAATAAAGTTGTTGATGTTGTTTAA
- a CDS encoding DUF6431 domain-containing protein encodes MQIIWTKANKISKYIKTTVNNTFPHILECPCCKARIKLYRHGYYYRNVIYYKKEYQIKICRYYCRSCKKTTSLIPSFLLPYFQHSRPLILKELNKIFSKLPTRLSRQQAAFYKARFLRNMNALIVALREKQQLYGISRDENKKAIQLLKYLTPPPRETTLKGHYDQIINNFMALSF; translated from the coding sequence TTGCAAATTATATGGACAAAGGCAAATAAAATTTCAAAGTATATAAAAACTACAGTAAATAATACTTTTCCTCATATTTTAGAATGTCCTTGCTGTAAAGCTAGGATTAAGTTATATAGGCATGGGTATTACTATAGAAATGTCATTTATTATAAGAAGGAATACCAGATAAAAATCTGTAGGTACTATTGTCGCTCTTGCAAGAAAACCACTTCTTTAATCCCAAGTTTCCTACTACCATATTTTCAGCATTCTCGCCCACTTATATTAAAAGAACTTAATAAAATTTTTAGTAAACTTCCCACAAGATTATCAAGGCAACAAGCAGCCTTTTATAAAGCTAGATTTTTAAGGAATATGAATGCTTTAATAGTTGCATTAAGAGAGAAGCAGCAATTGTATGGCATTTCTAGAGATGAAAATAAAAAAGCCATTCAGTTATTAAAATATTTAACCCCTCCGCCAAGAGAAACAACCTTAAAAGGTCATTATGATCAAATAATTAATAACTTTATGGCACTTTCATTTTAA
- the csx15 gene encoding CRISPR-associated protein Csx15: MIIINFSHPMHDKDIKRIEEITNIKVTEIRDIDTFIDIEKNLEEQLFSIIKEVGFTSHQWQTEPFLINPPSLNYSTAALISLIHGLAGHFPAIVRFKPISNVISTSFEVAEIINLQQLREKARQIR, from the coding sequence ATGATTATTATAAATTTTTCACATCCCATGCATGATAAAGATATAAAAAGAATTGAAGAAATTACAAATATTAAAGTAACTGAGATAAGGGATATAGATACATTTATTGATATAGAAAAAAATTTAGAAGAGCAGTTGTTTTCTATAATAAAGGAAGTTGGATTTACATCACATCAGTGGCAAACAGAACCTTTCTTGATTAATCCACCTTCTTTAAATTATAGTACAGCAGCATTAATTTCTCTAATTCATGGACTTGCTGGACATTTTCCAGCTATAGTTCGTTTCAAACCAATTAGTAATGTTATTTCAACTAGTTTCGAAGTAGCAGAAATAATAAATCTACAACAGTTAAGAGAAAAAGCAAGACAGATCCGATAA
- a CDS encoding DEAD/DEAH box helicase family protein, giving the protein MNLKKGLYEQVINEELNEEIKKNINDVEIYKEIIDYTDANLILTTYLSYIFKKGLNYYKSSKEDVLKQVEIANKIINSFAEYIDDEEFKNYKINENHLLRGVFDKEIINKDIKEIQPITSISKSSLFTGSHVEPTVYSEINKEIATADRVDLLVSFIKYSGLRLIMNSLIEHTKTKKLRVLTTSYMGATDFKAIKMLAELPNTEIRISYDTQRTRLHAKAYYFHRETGFSTAYIGSSNLSKAALTEGTEWNMKISEYTSKEVIEKYRITFETYWNAKDFMTFDINNVNDTKLLKQSLSQETTTDEIRITFDIRPYAYQQEILDKLEVERKVFNSRKNLIVAATGTGKTVVSAFDFKEYYKKNPNCRLLFLAHRKEILQQSIMTFRTILKDQNFGDLWVGEHSPSSDNYLFASIQTLNADSKYKKFNEDYFDFIILDETHHGTADSYDRILNHFKPDILLGLTATPERMDGEDILKYFNNRIAYEVRLHEAIDRGLLCPFHYFGVTDSVDLDSINWVRGKYDISELSNVFTGNDMRANLIIRSLDKYINDIAAVRGLGFCVSKDHAKYMSMYFNKKNILSINLDSDSSLEERNNAQTQLIKGEIKFIFVVDLYNEGIDIPEINTVLFLRPTESSTVFIQQLGRGLRITENKDVLTVLDFVGQANKEFNFRSKLRSVVGKTENSIEEEIENEFPTLPKGCFVQLEKKAKEYILNNIKQTYANKNNLRKMIRNYKHETNKPLTLSNFLNHYQLQPWQIYKTATFFELCHLENLKRNYIECIDKELNSALKRVMAVI; this is encoded by the coding sequence ATGAACCTTAAGAAGGGACTATATGAACAGGTCATAAACGAAGAGTTGAATGAAGAGATAAAAAAGAATATAAATGATGTAGAAATATATAAAGAAATAATTGACTATACAGATGCTAATTTAATTTTAACTACATATTTAAGCTATATATTTAAAAAAGGACTAAATTACTATAAATCATCTAAAGAAGATGTATTAAAACAAGTAGAAATAGCCAATAAAATAATTAATTCCTTTGCTGAATATATAGATGATGAAGAGTTTAAGAATTATAAAATAAATGAAAACCATCTATTAAGAGGTGTATTTGATAAGGAGATTATTAATAAGGATATTAAGGAAATACAACCTATAACCTCTATATCTAAAAGTTCACTATTCACTGGTTCTCATGTAGAACCTACTGTATATAGTGAAATTAATAAAGAAATAGCCACAGCTGACAGGGTAGATTTATTAGTATCGTTTATCAAGTATAGTGGATTAAGGCTTATTATGAATTCCTTAATAGAGCATACGAAAACCAAAAAGCTGAGAGTTTTAACTACTTCTTATATGGGGGCAACAGATTTTAAGGCAATAAAGATGTTAGCTGAGCTACCTAATACAGAAATCAGGATATCTTATGATACACAAAGAACTAGGCTTCATGCCAAGGCATATTATTTTCATCGGGAAACAGGGTTTAGTACTGCATATATAGGTTCTTCAAATTTATCTAAGGCTGCCCTTACAGAAGGTACTGAATGGAATATGAAAATATCTGAGTATACATCAAAAGAAGTAATAGAAAAGTATAGAATAACTTTTGAAACCTATTGGAATGCAAAAGATTTTATGACCTTTGATATAAATAATGTAAATGATACCAAGCTCCTTAAACAATCATTGAGTCAAGAAACTACTACAGATGAAATTAGAATTACATTTGATATCAGACCTTATGCTTATCAACAGGAAATATTAGATAAGTTAGAGGTTGAAAGAAAGGTGTTTAACTCTAGGAAAAACCTAATAGTAGCTGCAACTGGTACAGGGAAAACGGTGGTGTCAGCATTTGATTTCAAGGAGTACTACAAGAAAAATCCTAATTGTAGACTCCTTTTTTTAGCTCATAGAAAAGAAATTTTGCAGCAAAGTATAATGACCTTTAGAACAATTTTAAAAGACCAAAACTTTGGGGACTTGTGGGTAGGAGAACATAGCCCAAGTTCTGATAATTATTTATTTGCATCAATTCAAACATTAAATGCAGACTCAAAATATAAAAAATTTAATGAAGATTATTTTGACTTTATTATACTTGATGAAACTCATCACGGTACTGCAGATTCCTATGATAGGATTTTAAATCATTTTAAACCAGATATACTTCTAGGTCTTACAGCTACACCAGAGAGAATGGATGGAGAAGATATTTTAAAATATTTTAATAACAGAATAGCGTATGAAGTCAGGCTTCATGAAGCTATTGATAGAGGTCTTCTATGTCCTTTCCACTATTTCGGTGTAACAGATAGCGTAGATTTGGATTCAATAAATTGGGTTAGAGGAAAATATGATATATCTGAGTTAAGTAATGTTTTTACTGGAAACGATATGCGGGCGAACCTTATTATTAGGTCTTTAGATAAATATATTAATGACATTGCTGCTGTTAGAGGTTTAGGATTTTGTGTTAGTAAAGATCATGCGAAATATATGAGTATGTATTTTAATAAGAAAAACATTCTTTCTATTAATCTTGATTCAGATTCTTCACTAGAGGAAAGAAACAATGCTCAAACACAATTAATTAAGGGAGAAATTAAGTTTATTTTTGTAGTAGATTTATATAATGAAGGGATAGATATTCCAGAAATAAATACGGTACTATTTTTAAGGCCTACAGAGTCCTCTACAGTGTTTATTCAGCAATTAGGTAGAGGACTAAGAATAACTGAAAATAAAGATGTTCTAACTGTTCTTGATTTTGTGGGACAAGCAAATAAAGAATTTAATTTTAGAAGTAAATTAAGAAGTGTAGTAGGAAAAACTGAAAACTCTATTGAGGAAGAAATAGAAAATGAATTTCCAACCTTACCCAAAGGATGTTTTGTACAGCTTGAAAAGAAAGCAAAAGAATATATATTAAATAATATTAAACAAACCTATGCCAATAAAAACAACTTAAGGAAAATGATTAGAAACTACAAACATGAAACAAATAAGCCTCTTACATTAAGTAATTTCTTAAATCATTATCAACTACAACCTTGGCAAATATATAAAACTGCTACTTTTTTTGAATTATGTCATTTAGAGAACTTAAAAAGAAATTATATAGAGTGTATTGATAAAGAATTAAACTCTGCTCTTAAAAGGGTAATGGCTGTTATTTAG
- a CDS encoding HIT family protein, producing the protein MNNSCVFCDTEEKFLENDLAFAIYDKYPVNPGHMLIIPKRHVADYFDTTIEERQAIDKLIMESRKLLDEKYKPDAYNIGINCGEDAGQTIFHVHVHLIPRYKGDLDNPTGGVRGVIPEKRIY; encoded by the coding sequence ATGAATAATAGTTGTGTATTTTGCGATACAGAAGAAAAATTTTTAGAAAATGATTTAGCTTTTGCTATATATGATAAATACCCAGTTAATCCTGGTCACATGCTAATAATTCCTAAAAGACATGTTGCTGATTACTTTGATACTACAATAGAAGAAAGACAGGCTATAGATAAACTAATTATGGAAAGTAGAAAACTACTAGATGAAAAATATAAACCTGATGCATATAACATTGGAATTAATTGTGGCGAAGATGCAGGACAAACTATTTTTCATGTACACGTACACTTAATTCCAAGGTATAAAGGAGATTTAGATAATCCTACTGGTGGAGTTAGGGGAGTAATACCGGAGAAGAGGATATATTAA
- a CDS encoding DDE-type integrase/transposase/recombinase: protein MTEEQKLQIALFRFSLVAPILNNQIEDISEYLETLASQVHDVPYYGKREYNAKTIRIWFYDYKKGGLDALKPKGRKDKGSSRVISSSLGEKIISYRQENPSISVMLLYEQMVKDGLFLRSQISYHSVYRFLAKRNLAKPLVEQSSSKVRKKFAYDEVNHLWQGDMMVGPYLYVNGKRKPTYLFAFIDDCSRLVTFARFDVEQNFESMKSIYVEALLRRGIPQVVYLDNAKVYRSTLFHEACARMGTAISHTEPYDAASKGKIERFFRTVRDRFLPLIPKKPSSLEELNNAFLRWLEEDYHRRIHSALKISPLDKYMSQASKIKVVDDPLWVNNLFLKREKRKVNNDSTISLYNQFYEVSSIFIGKRVEVRFDPKNMDKVMVYENDEFLEYGKLVSLADNAIIKRDYSLDNPEQKLSFHQASTQKGDS, encoded by the coding sequence ATTACAGAAGAACAAAAACTACAAATAGCTCTATTTCGCTTTTCTCTTGTTGCTCCAATTCTTAATAATCAAATTGAAGATATTAGTGAGTATTTAGAGACATTAGCATCACAAGTCCATGATGTCCCTTATTACGGTAAAAGAGAGTATAATGCTAAAACAATTCGGATCTGGTTTTATGATTACAAAAAAGGCGGCTTAGATGCACTGAAACCTAAAGGCAGAAAAGACAAGGGCTCTTCTAGAGTTATTTCTTCATCTTTAGGTGAAAAGATAATATCCTATAGACAAGAAAACCCTAGTATTAGTGTAATGCTACTTTATGAACAGATGGTTAAAGATGGCTTGTTTTTACGTTCACAGATATCTTATCATTCAGTTTACCGTTTTCTTGCTAAAAGAAATTTAGCTAAACCTTTAGTAGAACAATCATCTTCTAAGGTTAGAAAAAAATTTGCTTATGATGAAGTTAATCACCTATGGCAAGGCGATATGATGGTTGGACCTTATCTTTATGTTAATGGAAAAAGAAAACCTACTTATCTTTTTGCATTTATTGATGATTGTTCAAGACTTGTTACTTTTGCTAGATTTGATGTAGAGCAAAATTTTGAGAGTATGAAGAGTATATATGTTGAGGCTTTACTTAGAAGGGGTATTCCTCAAGTAGTTTATCTTGATAATGCTAAGGTTTATCGCTCTACTCTATTTCATGAAGCATGCGCTAGAATGGGAACTGCTATTTCACATACCGAGCCGTATGATGCTGCTAGTAAAGGGAAAATAGAAAGATTTTTTCGCACTGTAAGAGATAGGTTTTTACCGTTAATCCCTAAAAAGCCGTCTTCTTTAGAAGAACTTAATAACGCTTTTTTAAGATGGTTAGAAGAGGATTATCACAGGCGCATACATTCTGCTTTGAAAATTTCACCTCTTGATAAGTATATGTCCCAGGCAAGCAAAATCAAGGTGGTTGATGACCCTTTATGGGTTAATAATCTATTTTTAAAAAGAGAGAAACGCAAGGTGAATAATGATTCTACTATTTCTCTTTACAATCAGTTTTATGAGGTCTCTTCTATTTTTATAGGTAAACGTGTTGAAGTAAGATTTGATCCTAAAAATATGGATAAGGTAATGGTATATGAAAATGATGAGTTTTTAGAATATGGTAAGTTAGTATCTTTAGCTGATAATGCTATTATTAAACGTGACTATTCTCTAGATAACCCAGAACAGAAGCTTTCTTTTCATCAGGCTTCAACGCAAAAGGGGGATAGTTAA
- a CDS encoding AAA domain-containing protein, with protein MDVEKHLIIVKGEDKTQSIQECEYKDSKCMITYANNKTYSYNPRNVIWLKNPKLLNPETTRVYINKQPFSEVKKIVNFGEYVRIFFVNGYNIVYHRNEIIIKEKSFNNSDIKSSDVISCYDYLKHLSTQISIRDEDEKSFLRKQYERINYVNPSSVLAKYINPIELPKIKNNILSIFPFGFNLSQKTATKKAFSEQISIIEGPPGTGKTQTILNIIANAIINEKTVAVVSNNNSATANVLEKLQEQGVDLIAAFLGNNENKQKFFSEQTHLYPDMKTWYLDNKTYKDLEQKLLISKIKLEEHLEIKNKVAIYKQELSALLVEQEYFNTYYDENNLRMEPYRSIFKHNSDTVLKLWLKFKQLIESDRAISLSYKLKNLLLYGIVSFSFYNNSNEKIIALFQKLYYENKAAELSAIINNLNGRLESFRFDNATEGYTNISMSLFKANLAKKYMKNKERKVFTKNCLWKEKDFKQFIKEYPVILSTTHSLKSCISNNYLFDYVIIDEASQVDIVTGALALSCAKNAVIVGDLKQLPMVVPKKEADLTNKIFNNYKLNKAYNYKNNSILSSISELYSSKVCKTILKEHYRCHPKIIGFCNQKFYNNELIVLTEEQERHNPIVVYKTAKGNHARGTYNQRQIDVIQQEIIPKLKNHNTMSSVAIISPYRKQTNKLREKENETNIEVDTVHKYQGRQRDIVILSTVVNEINEFVDDPNLINVAVSRAVDRLILIVSDNEKIDNSNIGDLVKYIQYNNFEIIDSKIYSVFDLLYKKYTEQIYEQMKNRKKVSYFDSENLINAVIEKVLSELQFANLNWVIHKPLRMLIRNPDKLNSEEYKFAMNILTHTDFVIFNKLDKMPVLVVEVDGYAYHANNPRQLERDKMKDTILNKYGIPVLRVATNESGEEIKLRDKLNQVINSNLSKEDRH; from the coding sequence ATGGATGTTGAAAAGCATCTTATTATAGTAAAAGGTGAAGATAAAACTCAATCAATACAAGAATGTGAGTATAAAGATAGTAAGTGCATGATTACATATGCTAACAATAAAACATACTCATACAATCCACGTAATGTAATATGGTTAAAGAATCCTAAACTTTTAAACCCCGAAACAACAAGAGTTTATATTAATAAACAACCATTTTCTGAAGTTAAGAAAATAGTTAATTTTGGTGAGTATGTACGAATCTTTTTTGTTAACGGATATAATATTGTTTATCATCGTAATGAAATTATTATAAAAGAAAAATCTTTTAATAATTCTGATATAAAAAGTTCTGATGTGATCAGCTGTTATGATTATTTAAAACATCTTTCTACACAAATTAGTATTAGAGATGAAGATGAAAAAAGCTTTTTAAGAAAGCAATATGAAAGAATAAACTATGTCAATCCAAGTAGTGTTTTAGCAAAATATATAAACCCAATTGAGTTGCCTAAAATAAAAAATAATATACTTTCAATATTTCCATTTGGTTTTAATTTGAGTCAAAAAACTGCAACTAAAAAAGCGTTTAGCGAACAAATAAGCATCATTGAAGGCCCTCCAGGAACTGGAAAAACACAAACCATTTTAAACATTATTGCAAATGCAATAATAAATGAAAAAACAGTAGCTGTTGTGTCTAACAATAACTCTGCAACAGCAAATGTTTTAGAAAAACTTCAGGAGCAAGGCGTAGATTTAATAGCAGCTTTTTTAGGAAATAATGAAAACAAACAAAAATTTTTCTCTGAACAAACTCATTTATATCCTGACATGAAGACATGGTATCTAGATAACAAAACTTATAAAGACCTTGAGCAAAAATTATTAATAAGCAAAATAAAACTAGAAGAGCATTTAGAAATAAAAAATAAGGTTGCAATCTACAAACAGGAATTATCTGCATTATTAGTAGAACAAGAGTATTTTAATACTTATTACGATGAAAATAATTTAAGGATGGAGCCATATCGTTCTATATTCAAGCATAACTCTGATACGGTATTAAAACTATGGTTAAAATTCAAGCAATTGATAGAAAGTGATAGAGCTATTTCTTTAAGTTATAAATTAAAAAATCTATTATTATATGGTATAGTAAGTTTTTCTTTTTATAATAATTCTAATGAAAAAATAATAGCACTTTTTCAAAAACTATATTATGAAAATAAGGCTGCAGAGTTAAGCGCGATTATTAATAACTTAAACGGACGTTTGGAAAGTTTTCGGTTTGATAATGCTACTGAGGGATACACAAATATTTCTATGAGTTTATTTAAGGCAAATTTAGCTAAAAAGTATATGAAAAATAAAGAGCGAAAAGTGTTTACAAAGAATTGTTTATGGAAAGAAAAAGATTTTAAACAGTTTATTAAAGAATACCCAGTTATTTTAAGCACTACCCATTCATTAAAGAGTTGTATAAGTAATAATTATTTATTTGATTATGTAATTATTGATGAGGCATCACAAGTAGATATTGTTACTGGCGCATTAGCGCTATCTTGTGCTAAAAATGCTGTAATTGTAGGTGACTTAAAACAATTACCTATGGTTGTACCTAAAAAAGAAGCTGACTTAACAAATAAAATATTTAATAATTATAAACTAAATAAAGCATATAATTACAAAAACAATAGTATATTATCTTCAATTTCAGAATTGTATAGTAGCAAAGTGTGTAAAACGATATTAAAAGAGCATTATAGGTGTCACCCTAAAATTATTGGTTTTTGCAATCAAAAATTCTATAATAATGAACTTATAGTATTAACTGAAGAACAAGAAAGGCATAATCCCATAGTTGTGTATAAAACAGCTAAGGGTAATCATGCTAGAGGAACATATAATCAACGGCAAATCGATGTAATTCAACAAGAAATCATACCTAAGCTAAAAAATCATAATACCATGAGCTCTGTAGCTATAATTTCACCTTACAGGAAACAAACGAATAAATTAAGAGAGAAGGAAAATGAAACAAACATTGAGGTAGACACAGTTCATAAATATCAAGGTAGACAAAGGGATATTGTGATTTTATCAACTGTCGTAAATGAAATTAATGAATTTGTTGATGATCCTAATTTAATTAATGTAGCTGTATCACGTGCGGTTGATAGATTAATCTTAATCGTATCAGACAACGAAAAAATTGACAATTCAAATATTGGGGATTTGGTAAAGTATATTCAATACAATAACTTTGAAATTATTGATAGTAAAATATATTCAGTATTTGATTTACTTTATAAAAAATATACTGAACAAATATATGAACAAATGAAGAATAGGAAAAAAGTGTCTTATTTTGATTCGGAAAATCTAATAAATGCTGTAATTGAAAAAGTGCTTAGTGAGCTACAGTTTGCAAACTTAAACTGGGTTATACATAAACCACTTAGAATGCTTATTCGCAATCCAGACAAGCTTAATAGTGAAGAATATAAATTTGCTATGAATATATTAACACACACAGATTTTGTTATCTTTAATAAACTAGATAAAATGCCGGTTTTAGTAGTAGAAGTTGATGGGTATGCGTATCATGCTAACAATCCAAGACAATTGGAAAGGGATAAGATGAAAGACACTATTCTGAATAAATATGGAATACCTGTTTTAAGAGTTGCCACAAACGAAAGTGGTGAAGAAATAAAACTACGAGATAAGCTGAATCAGGTTATTAATAGTAACTTATCTAAAGAAGATAGGCATTAA